TATCTGTGATAAGTGTAACAAATTATACATAGGCGAAACGAAACGTGAACTCCGTACTAGAATTAATGAGCATTTATACAGTATCAGAACTCATAAACATACTCTAGTAGCCCACCACTTTCATGAACCCGGGCACAACATCAATAATTTTCGTTTCTCTAGTCTTTGCAAAGTGTATTCAAAAGCAGATAAAATAAGAAAACAGCTTGaacttcatttcattcataagcTTGGTACTCTGTCACCCAACGGTATCAATAAAAAGGACTGGTAAAATAGTACAGTTCCTATAGGTTTTCACATCCGCTTCACCTACAGCTAGGGAGTCCTTTCCTCATGTCTGTAAGTTGTTTGTTCTGGGGAGCCCTCCTTTCATTGTATTTCGCGCCATTGGCTTTGTACGATCCGGCCGGTCAACATCGCTACTTTTAGACTGAGTGTTCACTCGTCTTCTGTTTGTAAGTTCAAAACTTTTTCTTCTCGTCTATACAGATTGATTTTTAGCtatattttcttttataaaCCAACAACTCAGTTGTTCGAATAGTTTTTAAATGGTTTTACGCTAGTGCtgctcatttttatttttactagtcccatatttactgtaattttgttgttttttagattCCCGATGAAGATTGTCTGTGTGGAATCGAAACAtcgaagttttagaaataaactctaCTTTGGAACAGAGTCTTTTTTTTATCCGCTCAATACAACTCTCAAGACCAAGTTTCATTGCCACCTAGCACCTGTTACTGTAGTTGGACTGACACCAGTTCTAAAAACAAACTCATATGTTGTTAGCTGCTGATGAAATTCAAGAGTACTAAATTAGAAGTATTATTACTGTCACTTCAATGGTATTGGTATCGTTGCAAAAACGGGTAAATAAACACTATAATTAGTGGGCTGACAATGGCGATAAGTACCGGGTTGGTATGAGTACAGCGCCGATCTGTACACTCCTCAAGCGTGACCTCCCTATATTTAACCTTTATCTATTCATAGGAAGGTCGAGTGTAAGGTTCAGCATTGTGTACTCAATACCTACTCGATATATGGACAGGTAATGATGACCTACCTCTCTGTGTGTGGCATTCATTTACATGCATAATTGCAACGATAGCAATTCGCCGTATGTGCCTACGTCATTTTTCAACAACATAAGCGAGAACAACACACAGATTTCGAATTATACCAATTAAAATGCGTGCTTATGAGCCCAATATGAAAGTCCCGAATAGAAACAAACTCACGAGGTTTTGCTGCTTAAGGTTACAGAACGCTTTGCATTTAGATGCTAAATGTTAGTTTATAGAGACCTGTTCATTTTAAGTGATATCTGGAATTTTTCCAACTTTAGTTTTTCACATTAATTGATTCTTATGACACAGCTGTCAGTAACTCTAATATTTCTTTAAACTTGGTGCTCACGCTCACAAAAATTAAGCTATTATTAAACcagcattaaccctttgagagccaaagtcaatttttgtcacctttataaaatataataaagaaTTTTTTGTGCTTCAGATCCATGCAATTTTTTCAggttttccccaaaattttgatcaaaactgtagccaataaaactTTATGGCCattcggtccaaaattatcaaaacattacagaaaaattcataaaaatggtgaaatattacacttagatttttttttttggggggggaaaTAATTACtcctctcaaagggttaataacaaTACACcaagacttttgatatgtttcaaTGGAAAGGGACAGAAAGATAGACATGTCCAAAACATTACCTACTCATCTACTAAAACATTTGAACAcgtcaaaacaaaaaagaacttGAACATTACTGCACTTTTGTACCTTTCCCTAAAATAATGTTATAGTTGTAAAGTTtcttattcatttatttgtttgtatttagaCTCAAAATGACTCAAGAATTGAAGGCTTTGATCCATTTCCCGAAAGAGTACTTTGAGGGACTCTCAACGCTTTATCGGAACGGGTTGGCAAATTTTGCCCCGACACGTGAACAGGATTTAAAGCATGCCTGTGATAGATTTGCGTTCAGCCGTGACAGGGAAGATATGCTACGAGTACTTGTCATAGGCCCGGCTGACGGTACGTTTACTCTATGGTTCAATATTATGTGTTCTGTCACTGGCTTTACGAATTCACTCTTTGTCCGTCCgatctctccctccctccctcccctccctcccccctctctctctctctctctctctctctctctctctctctctctctctctctctctctctctctctctctctctctctctctctctctctctctctctcgttacATAGTTTAAACGATACAAAATACCTCAAAGGAGAGATGAAACTGCAACAAGAGAAATAATTGATGCAATAAAATATGAACTAACCAGAGAGGGAGATAAAAAACCCACAATGAGCACCTGAGTCTAACGCCTTTGCggttcttagcattgacatttACGGCGATTTATTTGTCGTTCGACATCGTTGTTGTATTAAATGCAAACGTTATAATATGGTCACATCGTCGACAGTCCCTGGTGCCTTATCTTTTCTATTCTTTCGCACATATACAGGGCTGGGGAATGCCGCAGGGACAGGCAAGAGTGCCGAAGGCACAGGGACTGTTCTGAGTTGCATGGTTGAGTTGCTATTAATTGTTCATGAGCTATGACTTCGAGAACAGGGGAAAGGCAGAGGAAAAACAATTACAACGAGTTCATAAGTACAATAGGTTTTCGGTCACTGCCTTCAGCAATCTGTCTGTCATTTTGTGTCTCCCATTTTGTTTGCCTACCTCTCGCTTTGTCCATCCGATCCTCTTGATCTCTCTGTTTGTCTGGCTATCTGTATTTATCGCACCTCTctcttcccccccccctctctctctctctctctctctctctctctctctctctctctctctctctctctgatgcACGACAGCACAGGCTACAACTAATCGTACAGGTTTTTCTGTGACATCATAGACCGTGTAAAAGGGAAGTGCTCTATTACTGCATTGAAATCACTGGAGGTTATCGATGCCATATACAGAATCAGCGAAACAAAACTAAAAGTAAATGTAAAGTCttaactttttcaaaatgtgatacaTATGGTTAAAGAGCTGTTTGCCGCGTTCAAGTGCAAGTCCTTGTAAAAGAATGTCGCGAGCAGCTTTTTCTCTACATCCAAAATACTATTACGTCATTGACATAATAATAAGTTGCTCAGGCAGTTCAAACGATTAGTGTTATCAGTGAAAATTACAGCTTGTAAAGGTGAATAATACATATTAGGCCTGTTAAAGAAAAATCTTTGTtagccgtccttggatttttgaaaaacctaccagccagccagggaagaACACAGATAAACACCACAAGtatattaacataagctcatttttatttggtttcttaaAGAAAAAGACtattttttcaataatgttaacattgtgtttgttatCTCACggttctctgaaaacctaccagcacgcggacggcaaacaaagaattttatctAAAGTGCCTTAGATTGAAAGTGATAGTGAAAGTGAAAGTGATCACAATTTATTTCGAGGATATTCTTGACTTCATTTCTGTGCACATATCTCTGGACACATCTGCACGCACTGGTGGTAAGAATAATATTTTGCTCTTGTTATTTAGGTATTATTTTAAAGCGCTTgtgtaaattcaaatgtaagttttacactgtcaaaaaaattgacagaaaaatgaatttACTTTGTCTTATATATCACAAGGGGTTTTCGACATTGCAGTCATTGATTACCTGGTCAACAAGTTTGGCAAGATCAGCTACGTAGTGGTTGAACCCGCTAAGGATGAAATACAAAAGTTTGAAGATCTGGTGAAATCAAAGCAGGAACAGAGTCTGTGGACGACTGTAAATTTCGAGTTTTATCCGTGCACTATAGAGGCCTATCTGACAGAAATAGAAAGAGGGGCCACCCATGGCAGCTTTGATATCATCCTTCTTCAACATAGTGCTTATCACATAATGGATCCCGCGAACGTCTTCGCAGAACTATACGGACAACTCAATGGAGGAGGAATGCTATACTGTCAGATCGATACAGGTGGGTGTCAATACGTTTGCCATCATTTCAGCCAATTATGAGTGGATTTCTAAGGTTTACGATCGTTTACAGAGATTGAATATTATTAATGAAGTATCTCCATCgatgaaaatttgtcaaaattttttgaGAAATCAAAAGTAACTTCGAAATCTCTGCTGCGTCTTAAGTTCCATTGTTATCATCCAAAGGTATTTGAATGTTGTGatatattttctgtaaataatCGTCATTTCTCTTATTCTGTCAATGCTAAAAATCTTTGGTCCCATAAGCTCAGTTCTACATTGAGAGAAGGTGCTGTGTTTTAAAACTGAGAATGTGATCATGCGTGATATTCTATATCTGTTCCTTCATGTTTGAGAGTAACAACCTTCTTCAAGTTTTGGTTGCACCGAATCTTAAATAACTACCAAATATCATCGAGGTCTTTTAACAGTTTTGTCCAGGTATGTCATTCTTATTCTTCTCCTTTAGGACCCATGGAAGAAGTTCGCTTACGGGTAGGAAGTGTTGTTTCCGACTCCATTCCTAGATTCGGATCAACTGCTCTTCGCAAAATGTTGCAACGTTGTATGCCACATGTGAAAATTCACACTCAATACAGAAAGATGAATTTCAAGGCTGGAGAGTGCTTTAAAGAAGAATCAAGAGATGGGAATTTGATCGTGGATTTTCTTGTCCAACTACACGACTTTAGGAAGACTGCGCCCAGAGAAGTTGTCGATGACATCATGAAATTTATACGAGATAGTTGCTATGAGCTCGATAATAATATGTATTTCCCTGCCGACGACGAAGATATTATAATGATAAAAGAGTAGTTACAAATTGCTGTCGAGAGACTTGATATCACCTTTTTATTTAATTGGTAGTTTGTGTGACAATTGGGTAATATAATTTTGCAACAACGTGTTTTTCCAATGAGACTTGAAAATTAGGGGCTCATGTATTGGGTATGACGTATTGCCAAAATATTATAGCTAGAGGTTACATTGATGTCTATTATAAAAGTGTTGATTGATTTAATCTTAGCAGATTTGTCTGACAGGCTTCCGCAAGTTTAATTTCGTTATATAGAGAAATCTATCTCAAAATCACTGCAGGATAGCCATAAAGGTTACATAGTCAATATCGTATTGAAACGCAGTTTGACGACAATCACACGAACGACAATCGGAggggagaggggggggggttctcATGATAAGCTTTGACCAATTCTACTATTTATGAAACGATGTTCAGTGATTGTAAccaatatttcatcatatttgaatGTTCTTAACTCTGCATAAAGCTCATTCATTAGACTATCAGCCCTTTAATTGATTTGCGCTTTTGTACAATATGTGTATGCAATAAGAACACTACAATATTGGCCAGAAAAATGGATCATATTTTGAAGTCATTTATTGACGTGGCCATCAACCATTATGTAAATGTAGTTTTTAAGGTCACGAGATGTACGATAGTTGTATGTGATAGTTATatccatttgtcaacaatgacattggACATGACACACAGTAGTAGCTTTATCCTTGGATGAATTTCATACAGTATCTTTTGGCGCAAGGCGTTTGCAGGATGTTTTATACCTTTTTGTTCACATGCGTTCTTTTTGTAGTAAAGTTTCGTCCGGCGCATCGTGTATGTTTATGgtctttttgattttcttttactTCGATGAGCACGTTCTCCAAATAAAAGTCAATAATACATAATATGATACAGGCTGCGCTGACAAGTTAAAAAAGAGACACTTTGATATGATGTTAAGAGCAAAACCAGTCACCAGAGTTTGCAGCCAACAATTGACAGACttacaagaataaaaatcaaaaccaCAACACAGTGACAATTTGGTTCGTATCagaagaaacaaatttaaacTGCAATATTTCTCCACTCTTGGTTTCTAAAAATAGCCACCATTCTTATGTTAAGTCCATTgggaaaacaaattttcgagTTTTCTAAAAAATAACCTGTTTAAAACTTAATTAGCTTCAAAACAAGCAGATAAAAGTGGAAGACCAAAAATGTATTATGAAAGtatgagagtccgaatatctatccccgaggggTATTTCCACTCataaagggccagtaactgtaacgtttcatgttttttactgttttcaccttgttagtccccacggacaccgtccggggggacttataggtttggtcatgtccgtgcgtgtgtgcgtccgtgcgtgcgtccgtccgttcacgcagatatctcagagatgcaaggagcgatttcattcaaacttggtacaaggattacttcatatgtcatacagatgcacgtcgatttgttttgtgatacgatccaatatggccgccaggcagccattttattacgattttttcatgtacagagccataactcagacacgtttcaaccgattttattcaaagttggtacaaggacattgaccaatgtcatagatatgcacgtcaatttgttttgtgatacgatccaatatggctgccgtgcgcccattttgttatgattttttcatgtacagagccataactcagacatgtttcaaccgattttattcaacgttggtacaaggacattgaccgatttcatagatatgcacgtcgatttgttttttgatacgatccaatatggctgccaggcggccattttattacaattttttcatgtacagagccataactcagacatgttttaaccgattttattcaaagttggtacaaggagattgactaatgtcatacatatccatgtcaatttgttatgtgatacgatccaatatggctgccgtgcagccattttgttacgattttttcatgtacagagccataatactcaggcatatctcaactgattttattcaaagttggtacaaggacattgacttatgtcatacatatgcacattaatatgtttcatgatatgatccaatatggctgcatggcagccattttgttacaattttttcgtgtccttagccaaaacttgggcatgtctcaactgattttattcactaattttattcaaacttagtacaaggacattgacctatgtcatacatatgcacattgatttgttttgtgatacaatccaatatggccgctgtgtggccattttttttcgattttttcatgtcccgaaccataactcagacatgtatcaagcaaatttattcaaagttggtacaaggacattgacctatttatacatatgtatgtcgattggtttcacgagatggtccaatatggccacatggtagcaattttgttatggttgttacatgtcgagagccataactctggcaagtctcaactgatcttattcaaagttggtacatgtacattgacttatgtcatacatatacatgttgattttttaaacagtaagatcaaatatcgctgcatggcagtgattttgttacaattttctaatgtacagagccataactcctcagacatatttccactagtatcattcaaagttggtacaaggacattgaccgatttcatacatatgctcatcaatttgtttcacgtcatgtagcagtaacatgtcaattattgaagtttcgtaagtaggctgatatgtcaagaaatacagcatcaaattcatgaaactttgtacagatgttaagctcataTTGCTTTAACAtcgaaaaagacatttatcagtgtcattttaattaatttgtaattgcataagtaatgaacttccctaattagggtgatatagccacaaattaatacaacgtcaaatgtgatgaaacttgatacagatgttgagagtgttgtaaatactgcatcaaactttatgaaatatggtaccagtgataatctgtatagtgttaggattgtatgcaaaaatgttttgcaacatcctgttgattaattcctagttgactcattttatgaactttaggatggtggcctacattggttttatgttttcatcaccatggaactcattcttggccattgagcgccatctgtatcaagtatttttatcacagacctaattaatgaagaggactctatcctctctgaggattgtaatcaaagtacccattaacaagtggggactgtgtcatcaacgatgacttgttgaaataTCAACTGTATATCTCGTCCTGCtccaaatagcatgttgagtcaACTTGTATATAGGCCCCATCGTTGTTGTCGACATTTGGTTCTGGAAAAGCAATTCAAACGCGCCCAAGAAAGGTGCATTTCCACGTACGTACGCAATATAAAACTAAGCAAATGTTTCCACATACGATGTGAGGGATAACAAGAATATGGACTTGATATCgacaaaacattgaaaagatataaaaaattgCAGCTACCGGCCGTTCAACTAGGAGCTTGTTTTTTTAGTGTAAGTTGACGAACCTGTATGATTCGCAAAAACGTTGAATGCTCTTACCTTATATTACATgttcttttgaattttgaatttcttttttaatttccGATGATTATTACGCATGGTTATTTCGTAGTGTTTCTAGTTTACTGACTATGAGCATTTCTTGATATTTCATTGGAAAGTATTAGTTTTTATGTATTGTGTAAGATTAAGATACCTTAAGATAATTTTAACTGGAAATAGTAGCTTTAAGCCGCAAATGGACCTTACATGTAAGTGTGGAActatacaaataaaataaagaatTTTGTCACTACTCCCCGAATTTTCAACTTCGTTTCGCTCTAGATATATTGTGCTTTAGAATTTCTGAGGAACAATATATAACTACATTTTGTTATTAGACTTCGATCACTCGACATGTATAGGAAAATGATCGCAGGATGATTATTTATTATATGATTCATATTCATTCCAATCTTGAAGACACGCTGTCAACGAACACCGAAAACCTGTGATTTAAATATATTGAAAAGGATTCAAAACAAGACTTTGGGGTATCCAGGAGTATACTGAGGAGCTCAGTCTTTGCAACGGCGTCTACATGTAAATATGATCCCAGCCTGTATTGGGGTCTGCTACATTAGATTATCGATGCCTATCATCTGAGGTAGTCCTCGATTGGCGGTAAAAAGAACTATTGTAACAAAAATAACTGCGTGGACTTGATCGGGGCGACCGATGTAGACTGGCGCACGCAGGCCAACTAAGTTCGTACTTGATTGGTTCGGGGGTTGTGCGCACGCATCTATTCGGGGATCCCCGACTGGCCCGATGGATTTTGGTCTTGAGCAGACGAATACAATTTGGCGGCCACTTGATTGGAGAATCCGCCGGATGATCCCGACTACCTGACGGAAAAAGCCGGTCACACTCCAGTCAGGTTAACCAGGGCGCCTCAATCAAATCCACTCACTGTTAACCTTGACTTACAATATTTTTGAGCCATAAACCTAACGGATCAAGATATTTTTACTACACATCATGTAAGTGAATcgtgatcaaaatattttggtttgaAAAGAAGACATTCTACACATATTCAAACaactttcttttattttaacACAACAGGACGATTTTCATTTGATCACGGTACAACAAATATCTAAAAACTCAAGTGAAATCGATTGAGCTACTGCAATTCTTAAAACTGCATGACAGATGATATAAACTGTTAATGTAGAGGTATGGATATTCATACACTCAAACTGACACTATGATGAATGATCATTAACTCCACCTCTCTATGTTGTGGTGTAGATTGGAGAGTTGTCCAGCCTTACTGTGGTTGCTGTTAGGTTTGGAAGTAATTTTGTGCTGGTGGTAAAGTGATTAGGTGTTTGTATggcattttaaaaataacaaaactacACGATGCATACTGCAAGCAATCCGTTGTATTGCAATGTAACAGTACCTCCAGAATATGTTGTACAGTTTTCCTGATTACAAATTCTGACAAAGCTCTTCCAATTTATCGTTACAGTAAGCTACAAGTGTGGTGTGTTTAAGTGAAGAATTACATGTACCTATGGGTCGCACATTGTCAGCAAATTCCATTGAATTCCCTGTGGAAATGCATACAGGAACatgtcattttttgctcacgtgttcacacacgtgagcatatgtcgcagcgatgtctgtctgtctgtctgtctgtctgtctgtgtgctcgatatctcaaaaacggctcctcagatcagaatcaaatctggtacatagattcagtttgcaaatggcaagaactgattagtttttggcgggtgtggcttgcttactttttgctcatttgcataatcaatgattttagaaaaaaaggatatacattgagaatgactgaACACAatctgatgagatttgctacaaatgttgatcacaccaaaatgtatcagccgtgaaagatattaagggttgacatgaaagatatttgctaatttgcatatttaatgaactttcctaattagggatatatatctgaattggctagattaaaattgacgaaacttggtatgtatattaaagatactatgatattaacattattgaaagtcattaagcatttttacttcagccaattcctaatatgcatatttaatgaactttcctaattagggatatatatctgaattgacttgaccaaaattgatgaaacttgctatgtacattaaagatactataatataacattgttgaaagtcattaaggatgtacgagcggtacgcgcgcgtggaatttgtcacttcccataggattacattgaaatttgctagaaaatcaatttctactaatgtcattttcatgaaaatttgcacaaagctcagtccagagaaataaataatactgatcaaataaaattatatggtcGCCGCtctaaattttgagataaacagcattgaattatttcgtccatagaaaatgcattggtgaaaacatgctgactcagcattttttctcacaaatggcaaaattcatggtcatgtaTCTCAAAACGAGCGCGGTGGTGGTGCCCCTAtatttttatcacacattttgatagtacttacaaaggagaatccaaaaatcgaCATTTAGAGAAATggcattacttttaattttaccgatcgtacatccttaagcatttttacttcatccaactcccaatttgcatattttgaaattagggatttatatttgaattgacttgatcaaaataaatgaaacttgctatgtacattaaagttactatgatataacattatgcaaagtcattaagcgttttactGCAGCCCTTtccttatttgtatatttaatttactttcctaattagttatatatatctgaattgactcgactaaagttgatgaaacttgctatgtacatttaagatactataatacaacattattgaaagtcattaagcatttttacttcagccaatttctaatttgtatatttcatgaactttcttaattagggatatttatctgtattgactagaccaaagttgacgaaacttgctatgtacgttaaagatactatgatacaacattattgaaagtcatttaacattttatttcagccaaatcctaatttgcatatttaatgagaacatttcattccatttctaatttgcattgcctaattagatatatatactgggatttacttgattaAAGTTGGCAAAATATGCTATGTAAATTAATAATTATCCCAgttcaaaacaatatcgaaagtcactTCGCAGTTTATCTCAAataatgtataatttgcatatctaatgagctttcacagtttggcatagcTTCAAGaccttgaccaaaggcaattacacgtGCTATAttaatggtgatacaatgacagtactcaaagtcattaattatttttatttcagctaattacatatttgaatacttaatgacctttagaattgatctgtggtgaatattgttcattttgttgatgataacactttcaatgaagttgcaaacatgtggcaaaggttcaaatttgcacattactgcaatatataatgcaaCACGTCAgtatttcagttcatatctggttaatgtGCTGTTTGCACTGCATAATTAGGGCAGGCATTAccataaaaaaattgtcatttacAAAGTCATTTAAGACGAACTTTCAGACGCaacattatttttccaaatttcaatGAGAGTAAATCATTTTAGTTCTGTGAAGCAAGGTAACAGGGACTTTGAAATGTGATTTAGCGTTCTTCGAGGAGAAAATTATAAATACAAGGAAGTAAACGTGTGACTGAAGGGGGCAAATATGTTGATATCAATATCGACAATTCATATTTCCTATGCCGTGTGCAAGAAATGGTCGTGCGCAATAGATGGTCGTGTCATTCATTTGCACAAGTATACTCCATCTTAGGTCAGACCACTGTGCTGCTTTCAAGTGCAATACAAAATCCGGcgcagacaaagaaaaaactgaTGATGTTTTGCAAGTTTCAAGCGTCTTTAAATCTCGAAACACTTCGTA
The DNA window shown above is from Ptychodera flava strain L36383 chromosome 5, AS_Pfla_20210202, whole genome shotgun sequence and carries:
- the LOC139133316 gene encoding histamine N-methyltransferase-like isoform X1, coding for MKFKSTKLEVLLLSLQWYWYRCKNGLKMTQELKALIHFPKEYFEGLSTLYRNGLANFAPTREQDLKHACDRFAFSRDREDMLRVLVIGPADGVFDIAVIDYLVNKFGKISYVVVEPAKDEIQKFEDLVKSKQEQSLWTTVNFEFYPCTIEAYLTEIERGATHGSFDIILLQHSAYHIMDPANVFAELYGQLNGGGMLYCQIDTGPMEEVRLRVGSVVSDSIPRFGSTALRKMLQRCMPHVKIHTQYRKMNFKAGECFKEESRDGNLIVDFLVQLHDFRKTAPREVVDDIMKFIRDSCYELDNNMYFPADDEDIIMIKE
- the LOC139133316 gene encoding histamine N-methyltransferase-like isoform X3 produces the protein MTQELKALIHFPKEYFEGLSTLYRNGLANFAPTREQDLKHACDRFAFSRDREDMLRVLVIGPADGVFDIAVIDYLVNKFGKISYVVVEPAKDEIQKFEDLVKSKQEQSLWTTVNFEFYPCTIEAYLTEIERGATHGSFDIILLQHSAYHIMDPANVFAELYGQLNGGGMLYCQIDTGPMEEVRLRVGSVVSDSIPRFGSTALRKMLQRCMPHVKIHTQYRKMNFKAGECFKEESRDGNLIVDFLVQLHDFRKTAPREVVDDIMKFIRDSCYELDNNMYFPADDEDIIMIKE
- the LOC139133316 gene encoding histamine N-methyltransferase-like isoform X2; the encoded protein is MKFKSTKLEVLLLSLQWYWYRCKNGLKMTQELKALIHFPKEYFEGLSTLYRNGLANFAPTREQDLKHACDRFAFSRDREDMLRVLVIGPADVIDYLVNKFGKISYVVVEPAKDEIQKFEDLVKSKQEQSLWTTVNFEFYPCTIEAYLTEIERGATHGSFDIILLQHSAYHIMDPANVFAELYGQLNGGGMLYCQIDTGPMEEVRLRVGSVVSDSIPRFGSTALRKMLQRCMPHVKIHTQYRKMNFKAGECFKEESRDGNLIVDFLVQLHDFRKTAPREVVDDIMKFIRDSCYELDNNMYFPADDEDIIMIKE